Proteins encoded together in one Astatotilapia calliptera chromosome 7, fAstCal1.2, whole genome shotgun sequence window:
- the st6galnac6 gene encoding alpha-N-acetylgalactosaminide alpha-2,6-sialyltransferase 6 isoform X1 translates to MLVNVFLYIAPLCFTLQGQQSHKMVIFAAILILMTLFILYSSNNNSSIDAVYASFHVATNHATKTTDLRKWTGKDGYVPVYGNKSMTMHCHECALVTSSSHVLGSRAGDEIDRTECVIRMNDAPTTGYESDVGNRTTLRVVAHSSVFRVVRRPNEFLRHTDSHPVIIFWGPPNKIGKDAKGTLYRLIQRVSMTYRDFSCFTVTPSKMRRFDSLFQRETGRDRQKSHSWLSTGWFTMVIAIEICDNIKVYGMVPPNHCGRNSGSKKMPYHYYKPRGGDECVTYIQHESSRRGNHHRFITEKQVFARWGKQYNISFTHPKW, encoded by the exons ATGTtagtaaatgtttttctgtataTTGCACCATTGTGTTTTACTCTGCAGGGACAACAGAGCCACAAGATGGTGATCTTTGCTGCCATCCTCATCCTGATGACGCTCTTCATCCTGTACAGCTccaacaataacagcagcatagATGCTGTCTACGCTTCTTTCCATGTGGCTACCAACCATGCCACCAAGACCACAGACCTGAGGAAATGGACAGGAAAAGACGGCTATGTGCCAGTTTATGGGAACAAA AGTATGACCATGCACTGTCATGAGTGTGCACTGGTGACGAGCTCCAGCCACGTCTTGGGTAGTCGAGCGGGAGACGAGATTGACCGCACCGAGTGTGTGATCCGCATGAACGACGCCCCTACGACGGGGTATGAATCTGACGTCGGGAACCGGACCACTCTGAGGGTCGTAGCCCACTCCAGTGTTTTCAGGGTGGTCCGGAGACCTAATGAATTCCTACGACATACAGACAGCCACCCAGTGATCATTTTCTGGGGACCCCCAAACAAGATTGGGAAAGATGCCAAAGGAACCCTGTACAGATTGATCCAGAGAGTCAGCATGACCTACAGAGACTTCTCTTGTTTCACTGTCACACCGAGCAAAATGCGCAGATTTGACAGCCTGTTCCAAAGAGAGACAGGACGTGACCG aCAAAAATCTCACTCGTGGTTGAGCACAGGTTGGTTCACAATGGTCATAGCCATTGAAATATGTGATAATATCAAAGTATATGGGATGGTTCCACCCAATCACTGTGG AAGAAATTCTGGATCCAAGAAGATGCCATACCACTACTACAAGCCCAGGGGCGGTGATGAATGTGTAACATACATCCAGCACGAGAGCAGCCGAAGAGGAAACCACCATCgctttattacagagaaacagGTGTTTGCACGCTGGGGAAAGCAGTACAACATCAGCTTCACTCATCCCAAATGGTAA
- the st6galnac6 gene encoding alpha-N-acetylgalactosaminide alpha-2,6-sialyltransferase 6 isoform X2 — MGLRLGGKGQQSHKMVIFAAILILMTLFILYSSNNNSSIDAVYASFHVATNHATKTTDLRKWTGKDGYVPVYGNKSMTMHCHECALVTSSSHVLGSRAGDEIDRTECVIRMNDAPTTGYESDVGNRTTLRVVAHSSVFRVVRRPNEFLRHTDSHPVIIFWGPPNKIGKDAKGTLYRLIQRVSMTYRDFSCFTVTPSKMRRFDSLFQRETGRDRQKSHSWLSTGWFTMVIAIEICDNIKVYGMVPPNHCGRNSGSKKMPYHYYKPRGGDECVTYIQHESSRRGNHHRFITEKQVFARWGKQYNISFTHPKW, encoded by the exons ATGGGGCTCAGGCTGGGTGGCAAG GGACAACAGAGCCACAAGATGGTGATCTTTGCTGCCATCCTCATCCTGATGACGCTCTTCATCCTGTACAGCTccaacaataacagcagcatagATGCTGTCTACGCTTCTTTCCATGTGGCTACCAACCATGCCACCAAGACCACAGACCTGAGGAAATGGACAGGAAAAGACGGCTATGTGCCAGTTTATGGGAACAAA AGTATGACCATGCACTGTCATGAGTGTGCACTGGTGACGAGCTCCAGCCACGTCTTGGGTAGTCGAGCGGGAGACGAGATTGACCGCACCGAGTGTGTGATCCGCATGAACGACGCCCCTACGACGGGGTATGAATCTGACGTCGGGAACCGGACCACTCTGAGGGTCGTAGCCCACTCCAGTGTTTTCAGGGTGGTCCGGAGACCTAATGAATTCCTACGACATACAGACAGCCACCCAGTGATCATTTTCTGGGGACCCCCAAACAAGATTGGGAAAGATGCCAAAGGAACCCTGTACAGATTGATCCAGAGAGTCAGCATGACCTACAGAGACTTCTCTTGTTTCACTGTCACACCGAGCAAAATGCGCAGATTTGACAGCCTGTTCCAAAGAGAGACAGGACGTGACCG aCAAAAATCTCACTCGTGGTTGAGCACAGGTTGGTTCACAATGGTCATAGCCATTGAAATATGTGATAATATCAAAGTATATGGGATGGTTCCACCCAATCACTGTGG AAGAAATTCTGGATCCAAGAAGATGCCATACCACTACTACAAGCCCAGGGGCGGTGATGAATGTGTAACATACATCCAGCACGAGAGCAGCCGAAGAGGAAACCACCATCgctttattacagagaaacagGTGTTTGCACGCTGGGGAAAGCAGTACAACATCAGCTTCACTCATCCCAAATGGTAA